The Streptococcus viridans genome contains the following window.
CTTCCGTATGGGCATCCATCAGTTCTGGATCTGGTTGACCGGTCCCCACTGCAAGTACCTTTCCATCTTTAATGGCGATATAAGCATCAGAAAGGATTTTTGCCTCTGCCATCTCCTTGCCATAAAGAGGATGACCGAGGTCGTTTGGACAAAACAACTGGTTAAAGTGGGTTAAGATTACATCAGCAGACATATGAATACTTTCCTTTCTATTTCCATTGTTATTCATTTTATAATTCTAAAGTAAAAGCGTCAAAAAAAAGTCAAAAAGTTTTTCCCTCATTTTTTTTTGCTTTATTAAAAATTAAATTTATTTTTGACTCTTTATTGACGTTTCTTGGATACAATAAAGAAAATATAAATTCATAGTTTATACATAAGGAGGTTCCTACTATGTCATTTATAGACGATAAAGAAATTGCAGCTGCTATGTCTGTCAAACTTGACTTTGATGTCCTACCTGAAAAGGCAAAGTTTCAAGAAGGCATCCGTCGTGCACCTGATAGAGGCTTCCGCTTAACGCAAGCTCAGACTGAGGTTGCCCTTAAAAACGCTCTGCGTTACATCCCTAAAAAATTCCACCAAGAGTTGATCCCAGAATTTCTAGAAGAACTAAAAACTCGCGGTCGGATCTATGGCTATCGCTTCCGTCCAAAAGATCGGATCTATGGAAAACCAATTGATGAGTACAAAGGAAACTGCACTGCTGCTAAAGCTATGCAGGTCATGATCGACAACAACTTGAGCTTTGAGATTGCTCTTTATCCTTATGAGTTGGTTACTTATGGAGAAACAGGTTCTGTCTGTGCTAACTGGATGCAATACAACTTGATCAAAAAATACTTGGAAGTCATGACGGAAGACCAAACCTTAGTCGTTGAATCTGGTCACCCACTCGGTCTCTTCAAATCTAAACCAGAAGCTCCTCGCGTAATCATTACCAACGGTCTATTGATTGGTGAGTATGACAACATGCACGATTGGGAAATTGCTGAAGAGATGGGCGTTACCAACTACGGTCAAATGACTGCTGGTGGCTGGATGTACATCGGCCCTCAAGGAATCGTTCACGGTACCTTCAACACTCTTCTTAATGCTGGTCGTCTTAAACTCGGCGTTGCTGACGATGGTGACTTAACTGGTAAACTCTTTATTTCATCTGGTCTCGGTGGTATGAGTGGCGCTCAAGGGAAAGCAGCTGAAATTGCAAAAGCTGTTGCGATCGTTGCAGAAGTGGACCGCTCTCGGATCGAAACCCGTCACTCTCAAGGCTGGATTAGTCAAGTGACAGACAGTGCCGAAGAAGCTGTGAAATTAGCTCAAGCAGCACTGGAAGCTGGTGAATCAACTTCTATTGCCTACCATGGTAATATCGTAGACTTGCTTGAATATGTCAATGAACACCAAGTCCATGTTCATCTTTTGTCTGACCAAACCTCTTGCCACAACGTTTACGATGGTGGTTATTGTCCAGCTGGTATTAGCTTTGAAGAACGGACACGCTTGTTGGCAGAAGACAAGGAAACCTTCCACCGTCTCGTCGATGAAACTTTGGCTCGCCACTTCGCAGTGATTAAAGATTTGACTGCTAAAGGTACCTACTTCTTCGACTATGGTAATGCCTTCATGAAATCTGTTTATGACTCAGGCATCAAGGAAATTTCTAAGAATGGTTTGGATGACAAAGACGGCTTCATTTGGCCATCTTATGTAGAAGATATCATGGGCCCTATGCTCTTTGACTATGGTTATGGACCATTCCGTTGGGTCTGCCTCAGCGGTAAACACGAAGACTTGATTGCAACTGACCACGCAGCTATGGAAGCGATCGATCCAACTCGTCGTTACCAAGACCGCGATAACTACAACTGGATTCGCGATGCTGAAAAGAATCAATTGGTGGTGGGTACAGAAGCTCGTATCCTCTATCAAGATTGTATGGGCCGTGTCAACATTGCTTTGAAATTCAATGAACTCATTCGCCAAGGTAAGATCGGACCAGTCATGATCGGACGTGACCACCATGACGTATCTGGTACAGATGCTCCATTCCGTGAAACATCCAATATCAAAGATGGATCGAACGTTACTTGCGATATGGCGGTTCAATGTTACGCTGGTAACGCTGCCCGCGGTATGAGTCTCGTGGCTCTCCACAATGGTGGTGGTACTGGTATCGGTAAAGCTATCAACGGAGGATTCGGTCTCGTTCTAGACGGTAGTCACCGAATCGACGAAATTATCAAATCTGCTATTTCATGGGATACCATGGGAGGGGTTGCTCGTAGGAACTGGGCACGGAACGATCATGCTATTGAAACAGCGATCGAATACAACCGTCTCCATGCAGGAACAGACCACATCACTATTCCTTATCTTGCAGACGAAGATTTGGTCAAAGATGCGGTTCAAAAATTGTTTTAATTCAAAAAAATAAAAATTGAGAAAGGGGAGGAGAATACATTGCCCTCCTTCCCCACTTCTCCTATAAAAAGAGGTAATCATATGGCAAAAATTGTTGAGTGTATTCCAAACTTCTCTGAAGGACGCAATCAAGCTGTAATCGACGGATTAGTCGCTACTGCAAAAAGCATTCCAGGTGTTACATTATTAGACTACTCGTCTGATGCTAGCCACAACCGCAGCGTCTTTACACTCGTTGGGGATGAAGAAAGCATTCAAGAAGCGGCTTTCCAATTGGTAAAATACGCATCTGAAAACATCGATATGACCAAGCACGAAGGCGAACACCCTCGGATGGGAGCAACAGACGTTTGTCCATTCGTTCCGGTCAAAGATATCACAACAGATGAATGTGTCGAAATCGCTAATAAAGTAGCAGAACGCATCAATCGTGAATTGGGTATTCCAATCTTCCTCTATGAAGATGCCGCAACCCGTCCAGAACGCACCAACCTCGCTAAAGTTCGTAAAGGCCAATTCGAAGGAATGCCAGAAAAATTGTTGGAAGAAGACTGGAAACCAGACTACGGTGAACGCAAGATTCACCCAACTGCAGGGGTTACTGCTGTCGGTGTCCGTATGCCGCTCGTTGCCTTCAATGTCAACCTGGACACAGATGATCTAGAAATTGCCAATAACATTTCTAAAATCATTCGCGGATCCAGCGGTGGATACAAATACTGTAAAGCGATTGGTGTTATGCTAGAAGATCGCAACATTGCCCAAGTTTCTATCAACATGGTCAACTTGGAAAAATTCCCATTGTATCGCGTCGTTGAAACCGTTCGTTTCGAAGCACAACGCTACGGGGTGCGAATCATCGGAACAGAACTCATCGGACTTGCTCCAGCTAAGGCTTTGATCGACTCAGCGGAATACTACTTGCAATTAGAAGACTTTGACTACAGCAAACAAGTCTTGGAAAATCACTTGTTGGGTTAGAAAGGGAGTTCTATGAAACTAGTTGACTTAAGTATTACTGAGTTTGCCAAGGTTCTTGGTTCAGATGCCCCAGCTCCAGGTGGTGGTTCTGCTGCTGCCCTATCTGCTGCAAATGGGATTTCCCTTACAAAAATGGTCTGCGAACTGACCATTGGTAAGAAAAAATACGCTGAATTTGAAGACCACATCAAAGGGGTTCATGAAAAAAGTGCCCACCTCCAAGACCAATTACTAGAAGCTATTGACAAGGATACAGAAGCTTTCAACGTCGTATCAGCTGTCTTTGATCTTCCAAAAGAAACGGAAGAAGAGAAAGCCGCTCGTCGTGAAGCCATGCAAAAAGCTTTGAAACATGCGACAGTATCTCCTTTCTCTATGATGGAGCTCATCGTTGAGGCGCTTGAAACCACCAAAGAAGCTGTTGGTAAGTCCAACACCAATGCGGCGAGTGACCTAGGGGTGGCTGCTCTCAACCTTAAAGCTGGCCTTCAGGGGGCTTGGCTCAATGTCCTAATCAACATTTCAGGAATCAAGGACCAAGACTTTGTCCAAGAATACCACGGCAAGGGTCTCGAACTCCTCCAAACAGGCTCTGACCTTGCAGATAGCATTTACCAAAGCATTTTAGAAAGCCTATCATAAACCTATCAATCAACTTTATAACTTTAATACCTACAAAGAAAGAAGGGATTCTATGGTTTTATCGGATATTGAAATTGCCAATTCTGTCCAAATGAAGCCCATCACGGAAATCGCTGCTGAACTTGGATTGACCGAAGAGGATATTTCACTCTACGGAAAGTACAAGGCAAAAATCGATAGCAATCAACTGGAACAACTAAAGGACAAGAAAGATGGAAAGCTGATCCTTGTGACAGCCATCTCTCCGACACCTGCCGGAGAAGGAAAGACAACCACCTCTGTTGGACTAGTGGATGCCCTCTCTGCTATTGGTGAAAAAGCGGTTATTGCCCTCCGCGAACCTTCACTTGGCCCTGTCTTTGGAATCAAGGGGGGAGCTGCAGGTGGTGGGTACGCTCAAGTGGTTCCAATGGAAGACATCAACCTTCACTTTACAGGTGATTTCCATGCCATTGGGATTGCCAACAATCTGCTTGCTGCCTTGATTGACAATCACATCCATCACGGCAATGAGTTGGGCATCGATTCTCGTCGCATCACCTGGAAACGAGTGGTCGACATGAACGACCGTCAACTCCGCCATATTGTCGATGGCCTTCAAGGAAAGACAAACGGAGTGCCTCGTGAAGATGGCTTCGACATCACGGTGGCGTCTGAAATCATGGCTATTCTCTGTCTCTCAGAAAATATCCTTGACCTCAAAGAACGCCTTGATCGCATCATTATCGGTTACAACTACCAAGGGCAACCAGTCACAGCTAAAGACCTCAAAGCTGGTGGTGCTATGGCTGCTGTCCTAAAAGATGCCATTCATCCGAACTTGGTACAAACCTTGGAACATACTCCTGCTATCATCCACGGCGGTCCATTTGCCAATATTGCTCATGGCTGTAACAGTGTGCTGGCTACTAAACTAGCTCTCAAATATGCAGACTATGTTGTGACAGAAGCTGGTTTTGGAGCAGACTTAGGTGCTGAAAAATTCATTGACATCAAGTGCCGCATTGCCGGACTCAAACCTTCTGCCGTAGTCCTCGTCGCAACCATCCGTGCTCTCAAAATGCATGGTGG
Protein-coding sequences here:
- a CDS encoding cyclodeaminase/cyclohydrolase family protein, with amino-acid sequence MKLVDLSITEFAKVLGSDAPAPGGGSAAALSAANGISLTKMVCELTIGKKKYAEFEDHIKGVHEKSAHLQDQLLEAIDKDTEAFNVVSAVFDLPKETEEEKAARREAMQKALKHATVSPFSMMELIVEALETTKEAVGKSNTNAASDLGVAALNLKAGLQGAWLNVLINISGIKDQDFVQEYHGKGLELLQTGSDLADSIYQSILESLS
- the ftcD gene encoding glutamate formimidoyltransferase gives rise to the protein MAKIVECIPNFSEGRNQAVIDGLVATAKSIPGVTLLDYSSDASHNRSVFTLVGDEESIQEAAFQLVKYASENIDMTKHEGEHPRMGATDVCPFVPVKDITTDECVEIANKVAERINRELGIPIFLYEDAATRPERTNLAKVRKGQFEGMPEKLLEEDWKPDYGERKIHPTAGVTAVGVRMPLVAFNVNLDTDDLEIANNISKIIRGSSGGYKYCKAIGVMLEDRNIAQVSINMVNLEKFPLYRVVETVRFEAQRYGVRIIGTELIGLAPAKALIDSAEYYLQLEDFDYSKQVLENHLLG
- a CDS encoding formate--tetrahydrofolate ligase, which translates into the protein MVLSDIEIANSVQMKPITEIAAELGLTEEDISLYGKYKAKIDSNQLEQLKDKKDGKLILVTAISPTPAGEGKTTTSVGLVDALSAIGEKAVIALREPSLGPVFGIKGGAAGGGYAQVVPMEDINLHFTGDFHAIGIANNLLAALIDNHIHHGNELGIDSRRITWKRVVDMNDRQLRHIVDGLQGKTNGVPREDGFDITVASEIMAILCLSENILDLKERLDRIIIGYNYQGQPVTAKDLKAGGAMAAVLKDAIHPNLVQTLEHTPAIIHGGPFANIAHGCNSVLATKLALKYADYVVTEAGFGADLGAEKFIDIKCRIAGLKPSAVVLVATIRALKMHGGVAKADLATENVQAVIDGLPNLDKHLANIQEIYGLPVVVAINKFPLDTEAELEAVYESCKKRNVDVVISDVWANGGAGGRDLAEKVIQLAQEDNHFSYVYDEEDSIETKLTKIVTKVYGGKGISLTPAAKRELKELEALGFSNLPICMAKTQYSFSDDAKKIGAPTDFTVKISNLKVAAGAGFIVALTGTIMTMPGLPKVPASEKIDIDAQGNITGLF
- a CDS encoding urocanate hydratase, coding for MSFIDDKEIAAAMSVKLDFDVLPEKAKFQEGIRRAPDRGFRLTQAQTEVALKNALRYIPKKFHQELIPEFLEELKTRGRIYGYRFRPKDRIYGKPIDEYKGNCTAAKAMQVMIDNNLSFEIALYPYELVTYGETGSVCANWMQYNLIKKYLEVMTEDQTLVVESGHPLGLFKSKPEAPRVIITNGLLIGEYDNMHDWEIAEEMGVTNYGQMTAGGWMYIGPQGIVHGTFNTLLNAGRLKLGVADDGDLTGKLFISSGLGGMSGAQGKAAEIAKAVAIVAEVDRSRIETRHSQGWISQVTDSAEEAVKLAQAALEAGESTSIAYHGNIVDLLEYVNEHQVHVHLLSDQTSCHNVYDGGYCPAGISFEERTRLLAEDKETFHRLVDETLARHFAVIKDLTAKGTYFFDYGNAFMKSVYDSGIKEISKNGLDDKDGFIWPSYVEDIMGPMLFDYGYGPFRWVCLSGKHEDLIATDHAAMEAIDPTRRYQDRDNYNWIRDAEKNQLVVGTEARILYQDCMGRVNIALKFNELIRQGKIGPVMIGRDHHDVSGTDAPFRETSNIKDGSNVTCDMAVQCYAGNAARGMSLVALHNGGGTGIGKAINGGFGLVLDGSHRIDEIIKSAISWDTMGGVARRNWARNDHAIETAIEYNRLHAGTDHITIPYLADEDLVKDAVQKLF